A genomic window from Betta splendens chromosome 24, fBetSpl5.4, whole genome shotgun sequence includes:
- the LOC114849873 gene encoding interleukin-6 receptor subunit beta-like isoform X2, protein MRPFVALVLLAALSSVCADRQANSCSVVPRDQYLEYGRDTEVVCRTSCLPGPVSWTLGDSPVAQSLSRSVNSTHAVLTLRNFTRGDAALECRNWHTGLVLGGTYIRTYHRPTNLSCVIHPGSPDERGVAQLLSCRWEHRDAPPSTNYTLLYARRSKPEDEAVCRSRATRCTCPNRLRVSVDAWLAVRAATEHWEAVSDRVVFKPHEITRISRPSVNVTASPDRVDVTWNQSMPSVTCHCQVRYAKTVNGEVLEPQVLNKTLEPRQAGVQTLEDLDSCSNYSVRVRCALDRAPWSDWSREHTLETGLSKRHVRLRLWRTISDPGANGSRKVRALWTEVPPSCRGSFTYALGKASYADADPTPVPCGRPPCVLDVDRRAHTLNLGVWENQRLLAEDSVYVPASAENLPQVTDVRTSSLNGAILVTWSAPAQPVSGYVVDWTHRGHRFDWTESGTTSAALSGLLDKKPYDITVTPLFDNKTGHGTQVLQICSRVGGPGNVTVTSVDPNDRTASVGWSTTSQEECSGDVMAYVVHYGAEKGPALNVTVDGTRRSIGLKELEPDTQYSVHVEAWALTGSTTSSRRLFRTKRYDSRLPLALGVCGSIVIALVFCVGLFCAVQWKKFSEKPVPNPGLSSLQLWSPAGQKEVGSLQPFITPSESLVDHIYTEGPQRAPTSPVIVTATSCNNNLARKTDDYADPAVAVAPDLQGEGSRERVFCSSGESTALLPSGSGPLSPYRSQSSGEAPTSQCTRAPAPVTVYITLDMCDQGQSR, encoded by the exons ATGCGTCCCTTTGTTGCCCTGGTTCTTCTGGCTGCACTCTCCTCCGTCTGTGCGG ACCGACAGGCGAACTCCTGCAGCGTCGTCCCCAGAGACCAGTACCTTGAGTATGGACGGGACACGGAGGTGGTGTGCCGGACCTCGTGCCTCCCCGGCCCCGTCTCCTGGACGCTCGGCGACAGTCCCGTGGCCCAAAGCCTGTCGAGGAGCGTGAACTCGACCCACGCGGTGCTGACGCTGAGGAACTTCACCCGCGGCGACGCGGCGCTGGAGTGCCGCAACTGGCACACGGGCCTGGTCCTGGGGGGCACGTACATCCGGACGTACC ACAGACCCACCAACCTCTCGTGCGTGATACATCCTGGGAGCCCGGATGAGAGGGGGGTCGCGCAGCTGCTCAGCTGCCGCTGGGAGCATCGCGACGCGCCGCCCAGCACCAACTACACTCTGCTGTA CGCCCGCAGGTCCAAACCGGAGGACGAGGCCGTCTGCCGCTCGCGGGCGACGCGCTGCACGTGCCCGAACAGACTCCGCGTCAGCGTGGACGCCTGGCTCGCGGTGAGAGCCGCCACCGAGCACTGGGAGGCGGTCTCGGACCGGGTCGTCTTCAAGCCCCACGAGATCA CGAGGATCAGCCGCCCGTCGGTCAACGTGACCGCCTCCCCCGACCGAGTGGATGTGACGTGGAACCAGTCGATGCCCTCTGTAACGTGTCACTGTCAAGTCAGATACGCAAAG acTGTTAATGGTGAAGTTCTGGAG CCGCAGGTGCTGAACAAGACCCTAGAACCTCGACAGGCCGGGGTCCAGACCCTCGAGGACCTGGATTCCTGCAGCAACTACAGCGTCCGGGTTCGCTGCGCGTTGGACCGGGCCCCGTGGAGCGACTGGAGCCGTGAGCACACGCTTGAGACCGGACTCAGCA AGAGACACGTGAGGCTGCGTCTATGGAGGACGATATCGGACCCGGGGGCAAACGGGTCGAGGAAGGTCCGCGCCCTGTGGACG GAGGTTCCACCGAGCTGCCGGGGCTCGTTCACCTACGCGTTGGGAAAGGCCTCCTACGCCGACGCCGACCCGACGCCGGTTCCGTGCGGCCGCCCGCCCTGCGTCCTGGACGTGGACCGGCGCGCGCACACTTTAAACCTGGGCGTGTGGGAGAACCAGCGCCTGCTGGCGGAGGACTCTGTCTACGTCCCAGCCTCTGCAGAGA ACCTGCCGCAGGTTACGGACGTCCGGACCTCGAGCCTGAACGGCGCCATCCTGGTGACGTGGAGCGCTCCGGCTCAGCCCGTCAGCGGCTACGTGGTCGACTGGACCCACCGCGGGCACCGCTTCGACTGGACGGAGAGCGGAACCACCAGCGCGGCGCTGTCCG GCCTCCTGGATAAGAAGCCGTACGACATCACAGTCACGCCCCTCTTTGACAACAAAACGGGTCACGGCACCCAGGTTCTGCAGATCTGCTCCAGAGTCGGAG GTCCGGGGAACGTCACGGTCACCAGCGTGGACCCAAACGACAGAACCGCCTCCGTGGGCTGGAGCACGACGTCCCAGGAGGAGTGCAGCGGCGACGTCATGGCCTACGTCGTCCACTACGGCGCAGAGAAGGGCCCGGCGCTCA ACGTGACTGTGGACGGCACCAGGCGGAGCATCGgtctgaaggagctggagccggACACCCAGTACAGCGTCCACGTGGAGGCCTGGGCTCTGACGGGCAGCACCACGAGCAGCAGGCGGCTGTTCAGAACCAAGCGCTACG ATTCCAGGCTGCCTCTAGCGCTCGGCGTCTGCGGCAGCATTGTCATCGCGCTCGTGTTCTGCGTCGGGCTCTTCTGTGCCGTTCA GTGGAAGAAGTTCAGCGAGAAGCCGGTTCCAAACCCAGGCCTCAGTTCCTTACAGTTGTGGTCACCAGCAGGTCAAAAG GAGGTCGGCTCCTTGCAGCCTTTCATCACTCCCTCTGAAAGCCTTGTGGACCACATCTACACAGAGGGACCTCAGAGAGCACCCACCTCCCCGGTTATTGTTACAGCTACGAGCTGTAACAATAACCTCGCCCGTAAGACGGACGACTACGCGGACCCAGCTGTCGCTGTCGCCCCAGACCTGCAGGGGGAGGGGTCACGTGAACGGGTTTTCTGCTCCTCGGGGGAATCCACGGCCCTGCTGCCGTCGGGGAGCGGCCCGCTCAGCCCGTATCGGAGTCAGAGTTCTGGGGAGGCGCCGACCTCACAGTGCACGCGTGCTCCGGCGCCGGTGACCGTGTACATCACTCTGGATATGTGTGACCAAGGGCAGAGCAGGTGA
- the rdh14b gene encoding retinol dehydrogenase 14b, whose amino-acid sequence MSTAVLFAAVVGGGVLLLLRRLFPRQKSAMLRFPADTMSGKTVIVTGANSGIGKALAAELLKLRARVIMACRDLRSAEQAAQDIRTEAGPERGEVVIRHLDLASLGSVRRFCEQINKEESKIDVLVNNAGVYQCPYAKTEDGFEMQLGVNHLGHFLLTHLLLDLLRRSAPSRVVVVSSKLYKYGDVNFDDLNSERRYDKAFCYSQSKLANLLFARELARRLEGTGVTVNALTPGIVRTRLGRHVQVPLLAQPLLRLASLAFFKSPLEGAQTPLYLACSQEVQGVSGKCFANCKEEELMAKATDEQAAKRLWDTSRSMVGLHD is encoded by the exons ATGTCGACTGCGGTGCTTTTTGCCGCTGTCGTCGGCGGCGGGGTTCTGCTCCTTCTGCGCCGCTTGTTCCCGCGGCAGAAGTCCGCGATGCTGCGCTTCCCGGCGGACACCATGAGCGGCAAGACGGTCATCGTGACGGGGGCCAACAGCGGCATCGGGAAGGCGCTGGCCGccgagctgctgaagctgcgcGCGCGCGTCATCATGGCCTGTCGGGACCTGCGGAGCGCCGAGCAAGCGGCCCAGGACATCCGGACGGAAGCGGGACCGGAGCGGGGGGAGGTGGTCATCAGGCACCTGGACCTGGCTTCTCTTGGATCGGTCCGGCGCTTTTGTGAACAAATTAATAAG GAGGAGTCCAAGATCGACGTGCTCGTCAACAACGCTGGCGTCTACCAGTGCCCCTACGCCAAGACGGAGGACGGCTTCGAGATGCAGCTGGGCGTCAACCACCTGGGCCACTTCCTGCTCACTCAcctcctgctggacctgctgaggCGCTCGGCCCCGAGCCGCGTCGTCGTGGTCTCCTCCAAGCTCTACAAGTACGGCGACGTCAACTTCGACGACCTGAACAGCGAGCGGCGCTACGACAAGGCCTTCTGCTACAGCCAGAGCAAGCTGGCCAACCTGCTGTTCGCCCGCGAGCTGGCCCGGCGGCTGGAGGGCACCGGGGTCACGGTCAACGCCCTCACCCCCGGCATCGTGAGGACCCGGCTGGGGCGGCACGTCCAGGTCCCGCTCCTGGCGCAGCCGCTGCTCCGCCTCGCCTCGCTGGCCTTCTTCAAGAGTCCGCTGGAGGGGGCCCAGACGCCGCTTTACCTGGCCTGCTCCCAGGAGGTGCAGGGGGTGTCGGGCAAGTGTTTCGCTAACtgcaaggaggaggagctgatggcCAAGGCCACAGACGAGCAGGCGGCCAAGAGGCTGTGGGACACCAGCAGGAGCATGGTTGGACTCCACGACTGA
- the LOC114849873 gene encoding interleukin-6 receptor subunit beta-like isoform X1, with protein MRPFVALVLLAALSSVCADRQANSCSVVPRDQYLEYGRDTEVVCRTSCLPGPVSWTLGDSPVAQSLSRSVNSTHAVLTLRNFTRGDAALECRNWHTGLVLGGTYIRTYHRPTNLSCVIHPGSPDERGVAQLLSCRWEHRDAPPSTNYTLLYARRSKPEDEAVCRSRATRCTCPNRLRVSVDAWLAVRAATEHWEAVSDRVVFKPHEITRISRPSVNVTASPDRVDVTWNQSMPSVTCHCQVRYAKTVNGEVLEPQVLNKTLEPRQAGVQTLEDLDSCSNYSVRVRCALDRAPWSDWSREHTLETGLSKRHVRLRLWRTISDPGANGSRKVRALWTEVPPSCRGSFTYALGKASYADADPTPVPCGRPPCVLDVDRRAHTLNLGVWENQRLLAEDSVYVPASAETDLPQVTDVRTSSLNGAILVTWSAPAQPVSGYVVDWTHRGHRFDWTESGTTSAALSGLLDKKPYDITVTPLFDNKTGHGTQVLQICSRVGGPGNVTVTSVDPNDRTASVGWSTTSQEECSGDVMAYVVHYGAEKGPALNVTVDGTRRSIGLKELEPDTQYSVHVEAWALTGSTTSSRRLFRTKRYDSRLPLALGVCGSIVIALVFCVGLFCAVQWKKFSEKPVPNPGLSSLQLWSPAGQKEVGSLQPFITPSESLVDHIYTEGPQRAPTSPVIVTATSCNNNLARKTDDYADPAVAVAPDLQGEGSRERVFCSSGESTALLPSGSGPLSPYRSQSSGEAPTSQCTRAPAPVTVYITLDMCDQGQSR; from the exons ATGCGTCCCTTTGTTGCCCTGGTTCTTCTGGCTGCACTCTCCTCCGTCTGTGCGG ACCGACAGGCGAACTCCTGCAGCGTCGTCCCCAGAGACCAGTACCTTGAGTATGGACGGGACACGGAGGTGGTGTGCCGGACCTCGTGCCTCCCCGGCCCCGTCTCCTGGACGCTCGGCGACAGTCCCGTGGCCCAAAGCCTGTCGAGGAGCGTGAACTCGACCCACGCGGTGCTGACGCTGAGGAACTTCACCCGCGGCGACGCGGCGCTGGAGTGCCGCAACTGGCACACGGGCCTGGTCCTGGGGGGCACGTACATCCGGACGTACC ACAGACCCACCAACCTCTCGTGCGTGATACATCCTGGGAGCCCGGATGAGAGGGGGGTCGCGCAGCTGCTCAGCTGCCGCTGGGAGCATCGCGACGCGCCGCCCAGCACCAACTACACTCTGCTGTA CGCCCGCAGGTCCAAACCGGAGGACGAGGCCGTCTGCCGCTCGCGGGCGACGCGCTGCACGTGCCCGAACAGACTCCGCGTCAGCGTGGACGCCTGGCTCGCGGTGAGAGCCGCCACCGAGCACTGGGAGGCGGTCTCGGACCGGGTCGTCTTCAAGCCCCACGAGATCA CGAGGATCAGCCGCCCGTCGGTCAACGTGACCGCCTCCCCCGACCGAGTGGATGTGACGTGGAACCAGTCGATGCCCTCTGTAACGTGTCACTGTCAAGTCAGATACGCAAAG acTGTTAATGGTGAAGTTCTGGAG CCGCAGGTGCTGAACAAGACCCTAGAACCTCGACAGGCCGGGGTCCAGACCCTCGAGGACCTGGATTCCTGCAGCAACTACAGCGTCCGGGTTCGCTGCGCGTTGGACCGGGCCCCGTGGAGCGACTGGAGCCGTGAGCACACGCTTGAGACCGGACTCAGCA AGAGACACGTGAGGCTGCGTCTATGGAGGACGATATCGGACCCGGGGGCAAACGGGTCGAGGAAGGTCCGCGCCCTGTGGACG GAGGTTCCACCGAGCTGCCGGGGCTCGTTCACCTACGCGTTGGGAAAGGCCTCCTACGCCGACGCCGACCCGACGCCGGTTCCGTGCGGCCGCCCGCCCTGCGTCCTGGACGTGGACCGGCGCGCGCACACTTTAAACCTGGGCGTGTGGGAGAACCAGCGCCTGCTGGCGGAGGACTCTGTCTACGTCCCAGCCTCTGCAGAGA CAGACCTGCCGCAGGTTACGGACGTCCGGACCTCGAGCCTGAACGGCGCCATCCTGGTGACGTGGAGCGCTCCGGCTCAGCCCGTCAGCGGCTACGTGGTCGACTGGACCCACCGCGGGCACCGCTTCGACTGGACGGAGAGCGGAACCACCAGCGCGGCGCTGTCCG GCCTCCTGGATAAGAAGCCGTACGACATCACAGTCACGCCCCTCTTTGACAACAAAACGGGTCACGGCACCCAGGTTCTGCAGATCTGCTCCAGAGTCGGAG GTCCGGGGAACGTCACGGTCACCAGCGTGGACCCAAACGACAGAACCGCCTCCGTGGGCTGGAGCACGACGTCCCAGGAGGAGTGCAGCGGCGACGTCATGGCCTACGTCGTCCACTACGGCGCAGAGAAGGGCCCGGCGCTCA ACGTGACTGTGGACGGCACCAGGCGGAGCATCGgtctgaaggagctggagccggACACCCAGTACAGCGTCCACGTGGAGGCCTGGGCTCTGACGGGCAGCACCACGAGCAGCAGGCGGCTGTTCAGAACCAAGCGCTACG ATTCCAGGCTGCCTCTAGCGCTCGGCGTCTGCGGCAGCATTGTCATCGCGCTCGTGTTCTGCGTCGGGCTCTTCTGTGCCGTTCA GTGGAAGAAGTTCAGCGAGAAGCCGGTTCCAAACCCAGGCCTCAGTTCCTTACAGTTGTGGTCACCAGCAGGTCAAAAG GAGGTCGGCTCCTTGCAGCCTTTCATCACTCCCTCTGAAAGCCTTGTGGACCACATCTACACAGAGGGACCTCAGAGAGCACCCACCTCCCCGGTTATTGTTACAGCTACGAGCTGTAACAATAACCTCGCCCGTAAGACGGACGACTACGCGGACCCAGCTGTCGCTGTCGCCCCAGACCTGCAGGGGGAGGGGTCACGTGAACGGGTTTTCTGCTCCTCGGGGGAATCCACGGCCCTGCTGCCGTCGGGGAGCGGCCCGCTCAGCCCGTATCGGAGTCAGAGTTCTGGGGAGGCGCCGACCTCACAGTGCACGCGTGCTCCGGCGCCGGTGACCGTGTACATCACTCTGGATATGTGTGACCAAGGGCAGAGCAGGTGA
- the si:dkey-174m14.3 gene encoding brain-enriched guanylate kinase-associated protein isoform X2: MKLCFSGSSLLEQKEDLRKRLSYTTHKLELLQSEFDSTRQYLETELRRAQEELDKFTDKLRRIQSGYSALQRINQDLEEKIHRSSQHHDDEKRALSREIIVLNNHLMEAKLTIEKLQEDNELYRKDCNLAAQLLQCRAQLSELPADFQERLTMHMEEPPHCHAYADSVPASLIAKVLEKPDEDEDEACSSSQASRSPSPQTQEHAFLLESLGPGGRLGLRAAYKSDLYSSDTALYCPDERHRERRPSMDLHGQRKLLYGPQNSTDSTPEEGSVGLRAGFSQEHFAKFPATLAAGSSSYSSFSGGGSEDKGNGPPSSAASSPHHHSLYMEWRDAGDYERKSDSSWERDSPRGFANAHPFQQAELGHHQNGSSPVYSRTMSSCFSEPYEPLPPSSSPSVAYGDSRRGSTLAPEEEELIGRWRQLSVEDLSAHTYRSPGRASPYSFSEQHFSVRPAKIRLGPLYSSFQEGADYYHHAAGAMDPGWAGASPSPECSPGLRQAHSQAHLYRAEDSQESEHSLYHSGSSKDREGNVAAGGQSAEYADASPNSSTESLNQRSLEMAAELQHYQLEMHSLPAPASQSPPPPSAPPPPPPYNQKFGSLGLSRKDSLTKAQLYGTLLN; encoded by the exons CTcgctgctggagcagaaggaggaccTCCGGAAGAGGCTCTCCTACACCACACacaagctggagctgctgcagagcgagTTCGACTCCACGCGGCAGTACCTGGAGACGGAGCTGCGCCGTgcgcaggaggagctggacaagTTCACGGACAAGCTGCGCAG AATACAAAGCGGCTactcagcgctgcagaggatcaaccaagacctggaggaaaAGATCCACAGAAGC TCTCAGCACCATGACGACGAGAAGCGAGCGCTGAGCCGGGAGATCATCGTCCTCAACAACCACCTGATGGAGGCCAAGCTCACCAtcgagaagctgcaggaggacaac GAGCTGTACAGGAAGGACTGCAACCTGGCCGCTCAGCTTCTGCAGTGCAGGGCGCAGCTCTCTGAG CTGCCGGCGGACTTTCAGGAGAGGCTGACCATGCACATGGAGGAGCCTCCTCACTGTCACGCCTACGCCGACTCGGTCCCGGCCTCTCTGATCGCCAAGGTTCTGGAGAAGccggacgaggacgaggacgaggcctgcagcagcagccaggcctCGCGCTCCCCCAGCCCCCAAACTCAGGAGCACGCTTTTCTTTTGGAGAGCCTGGGTCCCGGCGGGCGCCTGGGGCTCCGCGCCGCCTATAAGTCCGACCTGTACAGCAGCGACACGGCGCTTTACTGCCCCGACGAGCGGCACCGCGAGCGCAGGCCCAGCATGGACCTCCACgggcagaggaagctgctgtacGGGCCCCAGAACTCCACCGACAGCACCCCGGAGGAGGGCTCCGTCGGGCTCAGGGCCGGGTTCTCCCAGGAGCACTTTGCCAAGTTCCCCGCCACTCTGGCTGCAGGCTCCAGCTCCTACTCCAGCTTCAGCGGAGGGGGGTCCGAAGACAAAGGCAACGGACCGCCGAGCAGCGCCGCGtcctccccccaccaccactcCCTCTACATGGAGTGGAGGGACGCGGGGGACTACGAGAGGAAGAGCGACTCCTCCTGGGAGCGGGACAGCCCGAGGGGCTTCGCCAACGCCCACCCCTTCCAGCAGGCCGAGCTGGGCCACCACCAGAACGGCAGCTCGCCCGTCTACAGCCGCACCATGTCCTCCTGTTTCAGCGAGCCCTACGAGCCGCTGCCTCCTTCCTCGTCCCCAAGCGTCGCCTACGGAGACAGTCGCCGCGGCAGCACGTtggccccggaggaggaggagctgattgGCCGGTGGAGGCAGCTGAGCGTGGAGGACTTGAGCGCCCACACCTACCGCAGCCCGGGCCGGGCCTCACCCTACAGCTTCTCGGAGCAGCACTTCTCGGTGCGGCCCGCCAAGATCCGGCTCGGGCCGCTCTACAGCAGCTTCCAGGAGGGGGCGGATTACTATCACCACGCGGCCGGCGCCATGGACCCGGGCTGGGCCGGCGCCAGCCCCAGCCCCGAGTGCAGCCCCGGGCTGCGCCAGGCCCACAGCCAGGCCCACCTGTACCGGGCCGAGGACAGCCAGGAGTCGGAGCACAGCCTCTACCACTCAGGGAGCTCCAAGGACAGGGAGGGCAACGTGGCGGCGGGAGGCCAGAGCGCCGAGTACGCGGACGCCAGCCCAAACAGCTCCACGGAGTCTCTGAACCAGAGGTCTCTGGAGATGGCCGCGGAGCTGCAGCACTACCAGCTGGAGATGCACAGCCTGCCGGCGCCGGCGAGCcagtcgccgccgccgccgtcggccccgccccctcccccgcccTACAACCAAAAATTCGGCTCCCTGGGACTCTCCAGGAAGGACAGTCTGACCAAGGCCCAGCTCTACGGAACGCTCCTGAACTGA
- the si:dkey-174m14.3 gene encoding brain-enriched guanylate kinase-associated protein isoform X1, translating into MRGKEHRQTMKKIYIGKTALKVPRNGGKHSKKSSLLEQKEDLRKRLSYTTHKLELLQSEFDSTRQYLETELRRAQEELDKFTDKLRRIQSGYSALQRINQDLEEKIHRSSQHHDDEKRALSREIIVLNNHLMEAKLTIEKLQEDNELYRKDCNLAAQLLQCRAQLSELPADFQERLTMHMEEPPHCHAYADSVPASLIAKVLEKPDEDEDEACSSSQASRSPSPQTQEHAFLLESLGPGGRLGLRAAYKSDLYSSDTALYCPDERHRERRPSMDLHGQRKLLYGPQNSTDSTPEEGSVGLRAGFSQEHFAKFPATLAAGSSSYSSFSGGGSEDKGNGPPSSAASSPHHHSLYMEWRDAGDYERKSDSSWERDSPRGFANAHPFQQAELGHHQNGSSPVYSRTMSSCFSEPYEPLPPSSSPSVAYGDSRRGSTLAPEEEELIGRWRQLSVEDLSAHTYRSPGRASPYSFSEQHFSVRPAKIRLGPLYSSFQEGADYYHHAAGAMDPGWAGASPSPECSPGLRQAHSQAHLYRAEDSQESEHSLYHSGSSKDREGNVAAGGQSAEYADASPNSSTESLNQRSLEMAAELQHYQLEMHSLPAPASQSPPPPSAPPPPPPYNQKFGSLGLSRKDSLTKAQLYGTLLN; encoded by the exons CTcgctgctggagcagaaggaggaccTCCGGAAGAGGCTCTCCTACACCACACacaagctggagctgctgcagagcgagTTCGACTCCACGCGGCAGTACCTGGAGACGGAGCTGCGCCGTgcgcaggaggagctggacaagTTCACGGACAAGCTGCGCAG AATACAAAGCGGCTactcagcgctgcagaggatcaaccaagacctggaggaaaAGATCCACAGAAGC TCTCAGCACCATGACGACGAGAAGCGAGCGCTGAGCCGGGAGATCATCGTCCTCAACAACCACCTGATGGAGGCCAAGCTCACCAtcgagaagctgcaggaggacaac GAGCTGTACAGGAAGGACTGCAACCTGGCCGCTCAGCTTCTGCAGTGCAGGGCGCAGCTCTCTGAG CTGCCGGCGGACTTTCAGGAGAGGCTGACCATGCACATGGAGGAGCCTCCTCACTGTCACGCCTACGCCGACTCGGTCCCGGCCTCTCTGATCGCCAAGGTTCTGGAGAAGccggacgaggacgaggacgaggcctgcagcagcagccaggcctCGCGCTCCCCCAGCCCCCAAACTCAGGAGCACGCTTTTCTTTTGGAGAGCCTGGGTCCCGGCGGGCGCCTGGGGCTCCGCGCCGCCTATAAGTCCGACCTGTACAGCAGCGACACGGCGCTTTACTGCCCCGACGAGCGGCACCGCGAGCGCAGGCCCAGCATGGACCTCCACgggcagaggaagctgctgtacGGGCCCCAGAACTCCACCGACAGCACCCCGGAGGAGGGCTCCGTCGGGCTCAGGGCCGGGTTCTCCCAGGAGCACTTTGCCAAGTTCCCCGCCACTCTGGCTGCAGGCTCCAGCTCCTACTCCAGCTTCAGCGGAGGGGGGTCCGAAGACAAAGGCAACGGACCGCCGAGCAGCGCCGCGtcctccccccaccaccactcCCTCTACATGGAGTGGAGGGACGCGGGGGACTACGAGAGGAAGAGCGACTCCTCCTGGGAGCGGGACAGCCCGAGGGGCTTCGCCAACGCCCACCCCTTCCAGCAGGCCGAGCTGGGCCACCACCAGAACGGCAGCTCGCCCGTCTACAGCCGCACCATGTCCTCCTGTTTCAGCGAGCCCTACGAGCCGCTGCCTCCTTCCTCGTCCCCAAGCGTCGCCTACGGAGACAGTCGCCGCGGCAGCACGTtggccccggaggaggaggagctgattgGCCGGTGGAGGCAGCTGAGCGTGGAGGACTTGAGCGCCCACACCTACCGCAGCCCGGGCCGGGCCTCACCCTACAGCTTCTCGGAGCAGCACTTCTCGGTGCGGCCCGCCAAGATCCGGCTCGGGCCGCTCTACAGCAGCTTCCAGGAGGGGGCGGATTACTATCACCACGCGGCCGGCGCCATGGACCCGGGCTGGGCCGGCGCCAGCCCCAGCCCCGAGTGCAGCCCCGGGCTGCGCCAGGCCCACAGCCAGGCCCACCTGTACCGGGCCGAGGACAGCCAGGAGTCGGAGCACAGCCTCTACCACTCAGGGAGCTCCAAGGACAGGGAGGGCAACGTGGCGGCGGGAGGCCAGAGCGCCGAGTACGCGGACGCCAGCCCAAACAGCTCCACGGAGTCTCTGAACCAGAGGTCTCTGGAGATGGCCGCGGAGCTGCAGCACTACCAGCTGGAGATGCACAGCCTGCCGGCGCCGGCGAGCcagtcgccgccgccgccgtcggccccgccccctcccccgcccTACAACCAAAAATTCGGCTCCCTGGGACTCTCCAGGAAGGACAGTCTGACCAAGGCCCAGCTCTACGGAACGCTCCTGAACTGA